The Marispirochaeta aestuarii genome includes the window ATTGTAAGCCGTTCATTAGGCAGAGCGTCAAACAGCACCGTTTTGCCCATGGCCCGGGAGAGAGCCCGCAGCAGCAGCCGGAGTTCAACATCCTCTCCGTGAAGGCTGACTGTTCCTGCCTCTTCGTTCCAGCGGGCATCGATGCGGGAGACGTAGATAAGCCCGTCCCGCCTGATGCCGTAGAGCTTATAGGTATCCAGGAAGACCCGCAGGGCGGTATCGAAATTCATGGTGCTGAAATGGTAGCTGGCGCTGCCGGAGACCGTCTCGTCGGGGATAATGGAAACCTCCCCGATGTCTGCCAGCACCATGAGGATATCGGTGATCGGCTGGTTGCGGAAGGAGAGGCGGTCGAGCGTGAGGGGGGCTGCGCCAGTTGTATCCAGATCCTGAGAGAACCCAGGGATGAAAGAAAAAACAATAATTATACTTACTATTCGGTATTTCCAATTCATATCAACAATTTAAGGATTGACGTTATCAGGTATAGTGCCAGAAAGATTGATGGAAGTCAAATCGTAAAATGTGAAAAAAGGAAAGATTTGGGTAATTATAAAAAGTAAAAAAATCTTGTGATATCACAAAACCAGTGCTACTATTATGTCCAGAAAGTTTATTTAAGGAGATTGATATGATCGGAGCCGGTGAAGCCGTCATTCTTGGCGGGGTGTTTATTCTTATCTTTGGGGCCTCCCAAATTCCGAAAGTCGCTCGATCCGTTGGAGAAGGCATTACGGAGTTAAAGAAATCTATCCGGGAAGCGAAGGATATCGATCTCGATGATCCTTCCCTGGGCGATAAGACGAAGAATAATTAACAATCGTTTTATATATGTCCCAGTGTTATTCTTCGGTGCGTCCTGTTCGCAAGGTCATGCCTTTTTGGGACCATGTTTATGAACTACGTAACCGAATTGTTCTGGTTATTACATGCTCTGCTCTTTTCTCGGTTGTAAGTTACGTTTTCTACCCTGATGCCGTTGTTCTGATTCAGTCTATTTTGCGGGAAGAATTATACGTTACCTCAATAACTGAAGGATTCCTGACTCGGCTGAAAACAAGTCTGCTTTTTGGAATTTATTGTTCCATTCCTCTCCTTGGTATTCAGATCTCGTTGTTTGCAGCTCCTGCTCTTTCCGGCTCCGAACGTTTTTATCTTGTCGCCGTGTTGGTCTCGTCTTTTATTCTGATGTCTGCGGGTCTCCTTTTTGCACTTAAGGCTGTTCTGCCGATAAGCCTTAGATTTTTGCGTTCAGAGGTGTTTTACCCAGGCGATGTCAGCAGACTGCTTTCTTATACGCTTTATCTGCAGTTCTTTTTTCAGTTTATAATAGGTTTTGGTCTGTTCTTTCAATTTCCCATTGTAATAATTATGCTTCTTAAATTTAGAATTATTGATACTTCTTTTCTGCTCAGGAATTTTAAATACTTTATCGGCATAATCTTTTTGGTCTCCGCAGCTGTTACTCCGCCGGATATAGTATCCCAGATTTTACTGGCCCTTCCAATGACACTATTGTACGGGGTGTGCATTGTGCTTGGAAAGGTCTTTCGAATGGATGATTAGAATGTTTGGTATTGGATTTGGTGAATTATTACTCGCCTTGCTGGTGGTTTTTCTGGTATCCCCCAAGGACTTTCCAAAATTCATGAAGAAAGCGGGAGAGTTTATTGCTACAGGAGACAGAATCCGTAAAGAGATGTTCGCTTTGCGAAACGAGGTAGTGTCCATAGCGGAAAATCTGGAGATTGATGAAGAAACCGTAAAAAAGAGAAAAAAAGATAATCAGGAAGAAGTCAATACGAAAACGGAGAATGGATGAATGTTGCGCAATCCCTGGATATACATTACGGAAGCGTGTAATCTCAGATGTAAATATTGTTTTAATCCCAATAAAGTATTGAGTCGTGCAAACACGATTACATTATCGAACTTCAAACAAATTATTGAGAATATCCTGTTCTATTCTGATATCTCTGAAGATATGCCCTTGCGGATTGTTTTATTCGGCGGAGAACCGACCTTATATCCGGAATTGTTGAAGGAATTGATGGACTATGCCTATGGACGGCTTGAAGGGAAGGTTCAGTTTCATTTAATAACCAACGGGACAAATATAACCGCAGTCGGAGATTGCATGATTGAGTACAGTCAGAAGTCTGCTTTAAGTATACAGCTTTCGATTGATGCTGCTCCGGAAAATCTTACGCTAAGGGTCGGAGATGATAAACGACAAATCTATGAAGACTCGTTAAGAAAAACATTTGATTTTCTGCTGGATAACTCGATCAGGTTTTCTATTCGAGCAACCCTATCCCCGGAACAAGTTGAAGATTTATGGGAGAATTTCAGGTATTTTGTGTCCGTCTATGATGAATCCGACAAAATTACATCCAATATAACTTTTTCACCTGATTTTCTTACTGGAAAGTGGAGCGAAGATAATTTCTCTCGTTTAGATGAACAGGTTGATAAAATTGTTTCCTGTATTACTAATGAATATGTAGAGAAAAAAAGGATCTTACACGAAACAAATACAAAAAGAGCATTTACTAATCTTTACCGGAAAAAAAACAAAACTACACCATCGCGGCGTACCTTCTGCGGCTTTTCCAATAATCTGTTTTCAATAGCTCCCAACGGCGATGCATTTGCCTGTCATCGGGTATATGAGAACACGCGTTTACAGTTTGGCAATTTTCTTGATGGAACAATCGATATCGCGAAATTCAACGGAATCTATGCTGCATATAACAACGCCCAGTTTATACGACCAAACAAACGAATAGGGATAGAGAAGTGCAGTGACTGTGAAATACAATGGAATTGTGCATCTGTATGTCCGGCCGAGAATGCACACAGCACCAGCAGCGCTGAAATCGAGTATGAGTGTGATTATGTGATGTACCGTATGCAGAAATCCTTTGCTGTACATGTTGAGAAGTATATGACTTCTCTGCTGGAAGATGAAGAATATAAAAAAAGAATGGTTAATTAAGGGAAGAGTGATTTGATGGTTATTCAGAAAATAGACTTTCGGACCTTGGATAGGGAAAACATAAAGACAATGGTTACCAGGATCGGGAATAACAAAAAACCTGTTTGCAAACATATTCTAATGATATCCGTAGCGCACCCGGCAGATTTAACAGGCTTGGGAACAATATCCGGTCATTTTTTTAGAAAGATTTTAGAGATCCCGGCAGGACATTTATCTGCTGTTTCCAATGAACAGCTTTCTGGATTCGACGAAAGTGTGATCAACTGCTTCGGCATGGATGACGTCGCAGAGATATCCAGGAATGATCTATTATTCTCGAATAATGTTATTTCAATTGTATATAAAGGAGACATCTCTTCTGCTGAAGCGGTCGTCACCGTTCTTGATACTTTCGAGCACAAACCCATCAAATCTCTGATAATTGAATCGGAGAAGGTCTGCCGGGACCACAGCGATAAACAGAAATGTATAGAGAATATCTTGAAAAAAAAGGATTGGCTATCAACTATCGATTTTCAATGCTGGTATCTGAACGAACTGGTTCCGGCAAAATGTGTCTTCCTGGAACAGGCTGACCTGGAAGTGTTTATCAATGGTGAACGTGCTGTTTGCCCACGCCTAACAGATGAAGGTTTTGTGCACATCACTAAATCTGAAGTCGACACGTTAAAACGCAAGCTTATTGTAGCACGACTGGAACAGTATTTGATGATGCAAAAAAGGTTTTCGTGCATAGAGTGCCGTAAGGTATTTGGCACGGTATCTCATACGATGCCAGTAAATTTAAAGGAGTGTATTTATGAAAAATGAAAAGGAATCATCGGATAAAAGTCAGGATATCGATCAGAATATTGACAGACGAGAGTTTCTATCCATTAGTCTAAAGACGATACTCGGTTCCTCTGTTGGCATTGCATCGTTTATTTCAACAAAAGATACGTTATATGCAGATGATAGAGGCTGCGCTGACTACTGCGGAGGAGATTGTATTACCTATGGGAGCGGAGGATGTACGTGTGATGGGGATGATGACAGTTGCAATGACAGTTGTGATGATTGTTCTTCCGACTATTCAGAAGAAATAGCCGAAGCTCAAGAAGCCATAGCCGCTGCGGAAGAGAAAATTGAAGACGCACAGGCGGCTTATGACGAGGCGATCGCCGCCGGTGATGAAAGGGCTGTGCAGGCAGCGCGGGATGAAATCCGGGCAGCTGAGGCTTCCCGGGAAGAAGCCGCTGAACGGGTAAGCGAAGCAGAGGCAAAGCAACGGGAAGCCAAGGAAGCCGCCGCACAGTTTCGGGCAAAATTGGCTCAGACCCAGAACCAGGCTAACAGTACCGTTACCGGCGATCCGGTACGTATAGCCACAGGGGTGTTCCATACGGAAGTAACTGACCTGTCAATACCGTATCTCGGTTCAAACATTACCTTGCAGCGTCAGTATGAAAGCGATAAAACCTACGGTAAATCTTTCGGTACCGGCTGGAACTTCTCTTACGATACCCGCATCATCCTTGGTGTGGACCCTGATGCTGCTGAAACTGCGGAACTACTGACAGGATTCGCCGAAACTCAGCGCAGCGACTACTATCAGAGGCAAACCGGTCTTGCTGGCGCAACAAGCTCCATGAACACGGCCAAAACAAAGGTCGATGCCGCCCAGGCTACGATTGCGGCTGCACTGCAGTCAGCCCAGACCGCCCTGGCCAAGGCTCGAGCATCCCACAGCTCATCGCTTATTGCACAGGCCCAGGCGCTGGTGAATCAGATTTCCGGTTCCGGTGGCTTGACCGGCCAGGCGGCTGAGGTTGAAACCAGGGTCGATGCTGTTTTGACCGAGCTTGCCGATTCAGACGCGACTCTGGAAGAGCTGGATACGCTATGCGTGGAGCTGGAGAATCTTGCATCGGATGCTAACGACAGAAACGACTATGCAAGTGCAGCTGCGGAACGAAACCTCTACGTAACCGACGGAAACGAACCGCCTTCCTTTCTCAATACCGGCAACGGTACCTGCACCTGGGTGGATCAAAGTGGAGTTCCCCATTATTACACTCTTGACAAGGCTCCGGACTACAGTAGTGATGTACAGTATACGGATGGCAGCAGAAATTACTTTCCCCAGGGCGCCCTCGGCATCCCCCAGCTGCCTATCGATGACGTGTTGCATCTGAACTCACACGGAACATGGACCCTTGTGCGCAAGGACCTGCATCATTTTGAGTTTTCGTTTCTCGGGTTGCTCAGCTCGATCAGTGACGCCAACAATAATCAGCTTGCATGTACGTACAGCAAGGGTTTGCTGTCCGTGATAAATGATGATTTTGGGAGAACGATCAGGATAACACGGAGCGGAAAAAAGATCTCTGCAATAATATCACCCGAAGGGTATTCCATCAGTTTTAGCTATAACCTCGACGGAATGCTTGCATCCGTTACCGACCCTGAGGGCGATACTATATCCTACGAATACGACGGTTCGCTTCTTACCGCTATTGTCAAACCGGATGGCAAACGACGGCGATATATCTATGAATCCCTGTCCGGGACCATGGTTGTTAGCCAGGCAATCGATGAAGAGGGCATGAGCGAATATTTCCGCTATTACCCTGCTTCCGGCTACAGCGAATATGAAAACGCTTCCGGTATTGTTGAACGACACTACTACAACGAGCGCAAGCTGGAAACAAAGGTCGAATACGGTGACGGCGGGACCATCTCCATGGAGTATGATGAGAACAACAACCTGATCAAGCGTACCAACGAGGTCGGTGAAACCTATCATTTTACCTATGACGGGCGACGTAACCTGATTGAGTCGATTGACCCACAGGGTCATGCCCAAAAATGGACCTATAACGACATAGACAAGGTAAGCTCCTATACTGATCGCCTGGGACGGACTACCGGCTATACCTACGATTCGAAAGGCAATCTTATCGTGCAAGAACTCCCCGACGGCGCTGAAATACATTACGAATATAATGATCGAGGACAACGTACCAAAACCACCGACCCCCGCGGCAATTCAACCCTGTTCAGGTATGATTCCCATGGCTACCCGGCATCGGAAACAAGCCCCGACGGTACAGTTCGCCGTTTTAAGAACGACCTAACCGGGAATATCCTGGAAGTCACCGATCAGGCAGGATATACAACCACCTATACCTACCGCAAAGACAAAAAGCTGGTTTGCCTGACCGATCCGGAAGGCAACACTGAAACCTACGAGTACAACAAGCGTAAAGACCTTGTAGCCAAAACCGACAAACGCGGCAATCGTACAGAGTTTACTTACGATGGACGGCATCTATTGATCAAGGCAACCAACCCCCTGGGGGAAACCGCAGAGTACAGCTATCGGGCCGACGGCAGGATGATACAAAAACTCATCGATAAAAAAAGCACCACCAGCTACACTTATGATTCCCGCGGCAACCTGGCCTCCGTAACGCAGCTGGAAACCAACAGCACCGTCCGTTACGAATATGACGCAGCCCAGCGCCTTACCAAAGTAACCGACCCTAACGGAAACGCAACCTGGTACGACTACACCCTGCTCGGCGATATCGCCAGAGAGGAAAACGCCCTGGGTAACATCCGAAGTTTTACCTACGACGCTGAACAAAACCGTACCTACCAGACCGACTTTGCCGGAAACACAACAGAATACCGCTATGATGTCCGTAACCGCCTGACCGAGTTAATCGACCCCGACAACAAACGGGAACAGTATACATATGACCTAACCGGCAACCGCACCGCGGTAATCGACAAGAACGGCAACACTACGGTTTTCGAATACGACGCCCTGAACCGGCTTATCAAACAGACCGATCCCTTGAACAACACAATCAGGTATGAGTATGAGCCCAGAGGCTTGGTGAGCAAGCGGACCGACCGGAACGGCGGAACCGTTCTGTTTGCCTACAACTCCCTCGGCACAATCGTAACCGCCACCGACCCTGCAGGCAACACAATCGAAACCACCTACAACGAGACCTCCCAGCCCCGTACCCGGAAAGACCGGAACGGTAACATTACAGCTTTCGAATATGACTCCTTAAACCGTCTGATTATAACCCGCGACCCCTACGGCCACGAAACCAGGCGCAGCTACAATTACCTCGGCCTTGTCGCCGCCATAACCGACCCCCTGGGCAACACCCGTACTTTCGACCATGACCCTGCAGGCCGCCTGGTAAAGACAACTGACCCCTTAGGTGGAACGAAACAGTATACGTACGACCCTGCCGGCAACCTTATTTCGTACCAGGATGAAATGAAGCGGGAAACCGGCTATACCTACGATCAACTCAATCGACTGAAAAGCAGCACCAATGCCCTGGGAGAAAATTACAGCTACACCTACGATGTTAACGGCAACCTCATAAGGGAAACCGACCCGGAAGGCAGCGCCTACCAGTATGAATATGACAAACTGAACCGTCTGAAAAAAGAGATAAACCGCCTGGGCGCAGCACAAACCTACACCCGGGACCCGGTCGGGAACCTGCTGAGCAAAACAGACTTCAACGGAGATCTCACCGCCTATACCTACGACCCGGTAGACCGCCTAATAAACACAAGCTTTGCAGACGGCAGTACCAAAATCTACAGCTATGATGCTGAGGGCAACCTTACCTCAGCCGAGAACCCAGAAAAGCAGCTGGCCTTCAGCTATGACCCGGTAAACCGCCTGAGTGAAGTCTATGACTCCAGCGTCGACGACACCGTACGCTACACCTATGATGCCGAAGGCAATCGCCTCTCCACTCACTGGAACGAGGGCAACCGCACCATAAACCGCAGCTACGGTAAAGCCAACGAACTGTTAACCGTAACCGATCCCGACGGCACCACCACCGCTTTTACCTACGATGCCCTGCTGCGGGAAACCGAATGCAAACGTCCGAACGACGTGGTAACAGAAACAGTCTACGACCCTGCAGGAAGGATAACCAGCATAAAGAACTTCGAAGACAAACACTGGCGGGATACCCTCTTAAGCTCGTTTGCCTACCTCTACAACGCTGCCGGGGAACGTAGGCATCAGATAGATGAAGAGGGGAACATCGAAACTTACCAGTACGATGCAGTGGGACGCATTGCCGAAGCTCAGTATCCGTTCAACAGCGGAAAACCTGCCGAAGACTTTGATCAGCGCCTGCGTTTCGGCCTCTATCCTGAAGAGGGGAGTAGTAGCTCTCATAACCACGGACATGGACACCACAACGACGAGCGTTACACCTTCAACCTGCCCCGAACCCCGGACAACGACTTTATCAACAAGCTCAAAGATATTGCCGAACCCCAGGAAGAGGTCTTCCGGTACTACCGGAAAAAGAAAAAGGATTACCACCCGCGATGGCGCATTCAGCCCGGTGACGGTGCAACCCGGTTTGCCGCGCGGCTGTCTCTGGATCAAACTTCGCGGGAACAACTCCGAACAGCCTATCAGGACCTGACCGGCAGCCGCAGGCACTTCGACGCAGACCCGTGGGTATGGACTGAAAACTTTACCTACGACAGCAGAAACAACCTCACCAGCAAAGCCAACGGCTGGGGAGCCGTACCCTTCAGCTACAACGCTGCCAATGAGTTAACACAAGCCGGAGAGAGAACCTACACTCATGATGCCAACGGCAACCTTACCCGGGAAGCCTTAAATGAGGTAAGCGCCGACTACAGCTACACCCCGGAGAACCGTATCGAACAGATAGAAACCGAAATTGAAGCCTTCATGAGTCACCACTGCGATGGTGAAACCGGGGTACGCTATACCTATGATTCCCTGGGACGGCGAAGCTCTCGGACGGCCTATACAACCAAGAGTAATCATGGCTGGCACAACGAGATTGAGTGGAACAAGGAATCGAACCAGAGTTACCTCTATGACGGTCTGTCTTTCAATGTATTAGCAGAATTAAAAGACACCCAGTTTAGGGTGGACACTCACGGAAGAACTCATCGCCGCACCTCACGTTACCAGTGGCAACCTGTTAGTGAATACCTCTACGGCAATGGGAGCAGGCTGATCAGTAAAACCGCCTTTGCCACAAACGAACGCTTCGGCAATCGCTACCCCCGTCATACCGACACAGACTATTATCTGCAGGATGTGTTGGGATCGGTAGTCGGGATTACCGATGAACGGGGGAACCAGACGGAGGCCTACAGCTTTGATGTATGGGGCAACCACTATGATCGACCCAACCAGACAAACAGCACTCATACCGATGCTGGCTGGAATGCGTTGCCGGCCACGTTATTCGGCTTCAACGGGAAGAAGTTTGATCCGAAGGTCGGACTGTATGATTATGGTTTCAGGGATTATAAGCCTGCCATTAACAGGTGGACCACCATAGACCCAATACGCGCGGGGAAGAACTGGTACGCCTATGTGGAGAATGATCCGGTGAATTGGGTTGATTTGTGGGGGTTGCTGCCGGAGGTGGGAGGGACTGGTCAGGTTGATGATCCGTTGGAACGAGCAATTATTGATAATTTAGACTTCGATGAACCTGGTAGCAAGTGTGATGAATTTTGTACCGAAGTTATGGATGATGCAGGCTTGACTCCCAATGATTGGCCTGATCCTGATGATTATAAAGTTGGTGAAAACCCTGAAGATATACCTAATTATATTGATCATTATAGTAGTCAGACACAAGATGTACCAAATACTGGTGCAAACGCAGTGATGATGGAAACCGGTCACCCAGCAGAGCATATGGGTATTGTAGATGTTGAAGAGGATGGTTCTATTTCGGGAGCTCATTATAGTGGTGGAGAAGTCGAACAATTCGAATATGACAATCAAAATGATTTTGAAGACGCTTTTGTATATGAAGATTTTCATTATCTTCCTTTGGAGTAGACTTATGAAAATATGGAAGAGTGCATACATAATTTTAGTTATATTATCCTGTAGCTGTAGTGTTTTCCCTCAAAATGATCTGAGAAGAATAAGATTTGAATTTGAAAGCTCAACTGGATATTTGAATTCAGATTTAGGGGTTGTTATACCAGCACAGTTTGATTCCGGGACAGATTTCGTCGATGGTATAGCAGTAGTAAAAGATGAGAAAGGCTATCATGTAATAAATGAAAAAGGTGAAATTGTTTTTCGTACAGAGGCGGATTACGTTGAAAAACCAAATAATGGAATGATCCTATTTAAAATGGATGGAGTATATGGTTTTTATGACTACACTGGTAAAGTAAAACTAGAGGGATATTTGCATGCAAAATCGTTTAGTGAGGATTATGCAATAGTAAGAACAACACAAAAAGCATATTATATAAACAAACATGGCGAAGATGTTTTTCCAGATTTGGTTATATCAGGAGGAGGAAATTTTTCTAATGGGTATGCTGTTTTTTGGGTCAAAACAAATGAGGGCATACAAAAGGGGTTAATAAATAATAGTGGAGAGATTATACTTCCACCAAAGTTTACTATTCTGGGTGAGTTTTCAGATGGGTTGTGTGAAGCGTCATTTAATGACAAAGTGGGGTACATCGATTTAAGTGGAAGATTCGTTATTCCACCTAAATATAATTATGGTTTCGCTTTTAATCAAGGAATTGCTGCAGTTCAATATCGTACGTTCGAAAGAAAACAACCGTTCTATCCATTCTGGCGACTTATTAATAAAAGTGGTGATATAGTAAAGGATTTATCTGAAGATGTTGTAGTGTTTTCTGATTTTATTGAAAATTATGCAATAATTGGCGTTTTTGACAACACGCGAGAAAAAATGCTATACGGATATTTAAAAAAAAATGGGGAAACATTAATCAATCCGATATTTGATGACGCTGATGTTTTTCATGATGGCTATGCAGTCATAGAGTACAAAGGTCGTGATGCACTTCTTGATAAATTTGGAACAATTATTTATTTGAGGGATATATTAAATCCTCATGTCACTTCGCGGTAACCGAAACGATGAAAATATTCTTACTGACTATTTTAGTAATAGACACGGAATAGTCAGTTTTATAACGACTTTATTTAGTGTGCGAGGAATAATTTTAATGCTGTTCAACAAGCACCGGCATAAAGGTGAAAAAGTTGCTAAAAACTTGTGATCATTGACAGGTAAGAGAAAGGAAGAAAATCTGGAGAAAGAACCGTCGGGGTAGGCGAAAAGAATACGTTTACTTCTGACGTTTCTTTCTTCCTTATTTCCGCGTATTCGCATACAACGCGATTGGCGCGGATAAAGAATGTGGATGCAAATAATGGTATGGAAGTTGAAAGTACATGAAGACAGAACCCACCGCGTTGGAGATTGCCGGCAAGGGATTGGAGGGGCGCCGAAGGCGGACCCCGCAGGGACTGAAAGGTCCGAGGAGGCCGGAGCGATAGCGGAGCCCCGGAAAGCCCGGTCCTGCACCTACTTTTCAATGTTGAAAAGTAGGTGCAGGGATGCCGCCAGACAGAACCGCGCAAATCCGAAAAAAAATCCGTGCGAATCCGCGGTATCGACC containing:
- a CDS encoding twin-arginine translocase TatA/TatE family subunit — its product is MIGAGEAVILGGVFILIFGASQIPKVARSVGEGITELKKSIREAKDIDLDDPSLGDKTKNN
- the tatC gene encoding twin-arginine translocase subunit TatC, with product MRPVRKVMPFWDHVYELRNRIVLVITCSALFSVVSYVFYPDAVVLIQSILREELYVTSITEGFLTRLKTSLLFGIYCSIPLLGIQISLFAAPALSGSERFYLVAVLVSSFILMSAGLLFALKAVLPISLRFLRSEVFYPGDVSRLLSYTLYLQFFFQFIIGFGLFFQFPIVIIMLLKFRIIDTSFLLRNFKYFIGIIFLVSAAVTPPDIVSQILLALPMTLLYGVCIVLGKVFRMDD
- a CDS encoding radical SAM/SPASM domain-containing protein; amino-acid sequence: MLRNPWIYITEACNLRCKYCFNPNKVLSRANTITLSNFKQIIENILFYSDISEDMPLRIVLFGGEPTLYPELLKELMDYAYGRLEGKVQFHLITNGTNITAVGDCMIEYSQKSALSIQLSIDAAPENLTLRVGDDKRQIYEDSLRKTFDFLLDNSIRFSIRATLSPEQVEDLWENFRYFVSVYDESDKITSNITFSPDFLTGKWSEDNFSRLDEQVDKIVSCITNEYVEKKRILHETNTKRAFTNLYRKKNKTTPSRRTFCGFSNNLFSIAPNGDAFACHRVYENTRLQFGNFLDGTIDIAKFNGIYAAYNNAQFIRPNKRIGIEKCSDCEIQWNCASVCPAENAHSTSSAEIEYECDYVMYRMQKSFAVHVEKYMTSLLEDEEYKKRMVN
- a CDS encoding RHS repeat-associated core domain-containing protein; this encodes MKNEKESSDKSQDIDQNIDRREFLSISLKTILGSSVGIASFISTKDTLYADDRGCADYCGGDCITYGSGGCTCDGDDDSCNDSCDDCSSDYSEEIAEAQEAIAAAEEKIEDAQAAYDEAIAAGDERAVQAARDEIRAAEASREEAAERVSEAEAKQREAKEAAAQFRAKLAQTQNQANSTVTGDPVRIATGVFHTEVTDLSIPYLGSNITLQRQYESDKTYGKSFGTGWNFSYDTRIILGVDPDAAETAELLTGFAETQRSDYYQRQTGLAGATSSMNTAKTKVDAAQATIAAALQSAQTALAKARASHSSSLIAQAQALVNQISGSGGLTGQAAEVETRVDAVLTELADSDATLEELDTLCVELENLASDANDRNDYASAAAERNLYVTDGNEPPSFLNTGNGTCTWVDQSGVPHYYTLDKAPDYSSDVQYTDGSRNYFPQGALGIPQLPIDDVLHLNSHGTWTLVRKDLHHFEFSFLGLLSSISDANNNQLACTYSKGLLSVINDDFGRTIRITRSGKKISAIISPEGYSISFSYNLDGMLASVTDPEGDTISYEYDGSLLTAIVKPDGKRRRYIYESLSGTMVVSQAIDEEGMSEYFRYYPASGYSEYENASGIVERHYYNERKLETKVEYGDGGTISMEYDENNNLIKRTNEVGETYHFTYDGRRNLIESIDPQGHAQKWTYNDIDKVSSYTDRLGRTTGYTYDSKGNLIVQELPDGAEIHYEYNDRGQRTKTTDPRGNSTLFRYDSHGYPASETSPDGTVRRFKNDLTGNILEVTDQAGYTTTYTYRKDKKLVCLTDPEGNTETYEYNKRKDLVAKTDKRGNRTEFTYDGRHLLIKATNPLGETAEYSYRADGRMIQKLIDKKSTTSYTYDSRGNLASVTQLETNSTVRYEYDAAQRLTKVTDPNGNATWYDYTLLGDIAREENALGNIRSFTYDAEQNRTYQTDFAGNTTEYRYDVRNRLTELIDPDNKREQYTYDLTGNRTAVIDKNGNTTVFEYDALNRLIKQTDPLNNTIRYEYEPRGLVSKRTDRNGGTVLFAYNSLGTIVTATDPAGNTIETTYNETSQPRTRKDRNGNITAFEYDSLNRLIITRDPYGHETRRSYNYLGLVAAITDPLGNTRTFDHDPAGRLVKTTDPLGGTKQYTYDPAGNLISYQDEMKRETGYTYDQLNRLKSSTNALGENYSYTYDVNGNLIRETDPEGSAYQYEYDKLNRLKKEINRLGAAQTYTRDPVGNLLSKTDFNGDLTAYTYDPVDRLINTSFADGSTKIYSYDAEGNLTSAENPEKQLAFSYDPVNRLSEVYDSSVDDTVRYTYDAEGNRLSTHWNEGNRTINRSYGKANELLTVTDPDGTTTAFTYDALLRETECKRPNDVVTETVYDPAGRITSIKNFEDKHWRDTLLSSFAYLYNAAGERRHQIDEEGNIETYQYDAVGRIAEAQYPFNSGKPAEDFDQRLRFGLYPEEGSSSSHNHGHGHHNDERYTFNLPRTPDNDFINKLKDIAEPQEEVFRYYRKKKKDYHPRWRIQPGDGATRFAARLSLDQTSREQLRTAYQDLTGSRRHFDADPWVWTENFTYDSRNNLTSKANGWGAVPFSYNAANELTQAGERTYTHDANGNLTREALNEVSADYSYTPENRIEQIETEIEAFMSHHCDGETGVRYTYDSLGRRSSRTAYTTKSNHGWHNEIEWNKESNQSYLYDGLSFNVLAELKDTQFRVDTHGRTHRRTSRYQWQPVSEYLYGNGSRLISKTAFATNERFGNRYPRHTDTDYYLQDVLGSVVGITDERGNQTEAYSFDVWGNHYDRPNQTNSTHTDAGWNALPATLFGFNGKKFDPKVGLYDYGFRDYKPAINRWTTIDPIRAGKNWYAYVENDPVNWVDLWGLLPEVGGTGQVDDPLERAIIDNLDFDEPGSKCDEFCTEVMDDAGLTPNDWPDPDDYKVGENPEDIPNYIDHYSSQTQDVPNTGANAVMMETGHPAEHMGIVDVEEDGSISGAHYSGGEVEQFEYDNQNDFEDAFVYEDFHYLPLE
- a CDS encoding WG repeat-containing protein, whose amino-acid sequence is MKIWKSAYIILVILSCSCSVFPQNDLRRIRFEFESSTGYLNSDLGVVIPAQFDSGTDFVDGIAVVKDEKGYHVINEKGEIVFRTEADYVEKPNNGMILFKMDGVYGFYDYTGKVKLEGYLHAKSFSEDYAIVRTTQKAYYINKHGEDVFPDLVISGGGNFSNGYAVFWVKTNEGIQKGLINNSGEIILPPKFTILGEFSDGLCEASFNDKVGYIDLSGRFVIPPKYNYGFAFNQGIAAVQYRTFERKQPFYPFWRLINKSGDIVKDLSEDVVVFSDFIENYAIIGVFDNTREKMLYGYLKKNGETLINPIFDDADVFHDGYAVIEYKGRDALLDKFGTIIYLRDILNPHVTSR